GGACGTCGACGGGTCGGTAGGCAAGGTCGAAGAGCCGGCCGGTCACCTCGAGCAGGCCCTGGCGGACCTTGCCGAAGTCGAAGTAGGTGCGCACGCGCTGGGCGTCGACGTCGTACTCCTCGGAGCGGACCAGCTCGGCGTAGTACTGGAAGTCGAAGCCGGGGACCTCGGTCGCGTCGGGGAAGTCGCGGCGGTAGCGCGCCAGCAGCTGGGCGAGGTCGCGCCGCATCGGCTCCTCGGCGGCCGTGGCGATCCGGTCGATGAACTCCGGGATGGCCGGGCCCGTGCCGATCATCTTCACGTCGGCGTCGTACGACGGCCAGTCGGCGTAGCCGACCGTGGTGGCCAGCTCGTGGCGCAGCGCGAAGAGCTCGGTCAGCAGTGCCTCGGTCGTGGGCCAGCCCCGCTCGAGGAAGGCGATCGTGAGGTCGCGGCGGACGCCCTGGTCGTGCGCGAACATCCGCACCGGCACCGAGTCGGGGTAGTCGGTGCTGACGGTGACCAGGCCCTCGTCGTCGGCGGGGTGCGCCTCGAGCCAGTCGGCGGGCATGCCGGCGAGCTGCTCGGGGCGCACGCGGACCGTGCGCACGTCGTCGCGGGTGACCCGGCTGAACTCCTGGTCGAGCTCGGTGATCCGCTCGCGGATCGCGGAGATCCGCTCCCGCGTCGCCTCGTCCTTGTCCACGCCGGAGCGGCGGAAGTCGGCCCGCACCTTGGCGAGGAGCCGCACGGCGAGCGGGTCGTGGGCGACCGACGAGTCGTCGATGGCCGCGAAGACGTCGTACAGCTCGCGGTCGAGGCTCCACTGCGTGCCCAGCTTCGACGCCTCCTGCTCGGCGGCGTCGGCCAGGTCGCGCGCCGACTCGAGCGGGTGCACGTTGCCCAGCAGCGAGCCGAAGGCCGCGACATTGCCGAGGTGGCCGGCGGCCCGGTCCCACTGCCGGAGTACGGCGACCGGGTCGGCCGGCGGCGCGGTCCGGAGCCCGTCGACGAGCTCGGTCGCGCGGGCGAGCTCGGACGCCGAGCGCTCCCGGATCCAGTCGGGCCAGAGGTCGGGCGCGGTCGGGAGCGCGAGGGGAGCCGGCGTCATGGCGAGATCCTACGAGCGCCGCCCCCGCGTCGGCGCGGGTCCGGCGTGGAGTTCCCGTGGAGCGATGTGGAAAACCGTGGAGGAGCGGAGGACTTCGTGGAGGAATCGCGTCGATCTCCTGTGGCCCTCGCCTTGGAAGAGTTCTGGCCATCGGGAAACACCCCGCCACAGACCAGGCAACACACCCAGGAGAAGTCAGTCATGCAGATGTCCAAGAAGGTCCTCCTCCCGCTCGCCACGATGGCCGCCGCCGGCGCCATCGCCGTGGGATCGGGTGCGACGTTCACCTCGCAGTCCAACAACACCGTCAGCGCGGTCACCTCCGGCACGCTGTCGCAGAGCAACTCCAAGGACGGCGGCGCTGTCTTCAACCTGACGAACATGAAGCCGGGCGACACGCTCAACGGCTCGCTCACGCTCACCAACACCGGCAGCCTGCCGGCCACCTTCAGCCTCACCGAGACGGCGTCGACCAACGGCTTCACGGGCGACAACCTCAGCCTGGTGATCACCAACACGACCACCGGCACCCCCGTCTACAACGGCACCTTCGGCGGTCTCGTCGACGGCACGAAGAACGACCTCGGCGTCGTCCAGCCCGGCGTGGCGACCACCTACAAGTTCACCGTGAAGCTCGCCACCACCACGCCGAACGCCGACCAGGGCAAGACCGCCTCGGCGTCGTACCAGTGGGACTCGATCCAGCTCAACGGCGAGACCACCAACCAGTGACCCCGCGCTGAGCAACGTCCTGCCACGAGAACCGGCCCGAGACCACGGAGATGAGCACCATGACCGCACAACGCCACCCCCGGCTCAGTCGCGCGACCGGCCTGCTCGGCAATCTCCTTCTCGTGGTCGTGACGTTGCTCGGCGCGGCCTACGTCCTGCCGTCACTGCTGGGTCACGAGCGCTACGTGATCACCGGCGGGTCGATGTCCGGGACGTACGAGAAGGGCTCGATCGTCTTCGAGAAGCCCGTCGCGGCGGCGGACCTGGAGGTGGGGGACGTGATCACCTACCAGCCGCCGGCGTCGTCCGGGGTGACCACGCTGGTCACCCACCGGATCATCGCGATCGGCCGCTCGCCCGAGGGTGAGCAGGTCCTGCGCACGAAGGGCGACGCCAACCCGGACCCCGACCCGTGGCTGTTCTCGCTCACCTCCGACACGCAGCCCGTGGTGAGCTTCGGCGTCCCGCACGCGGGCTGGATCCTCATCGCGCTGGCCGATCCTCAGGTCCGACTCCTCGTCATCGGACTCCCGGCAGGGCTCGTCGCCCTGCTCAGCCTCGGCCAGCTGGTCGCCGCCGTACGCACTCGTCCCGATCCCGCACTGGGGGGTGGACCGGGCGGGGTGCGCACGGCCTGACGAGCTGCGGCTGTCTCCTGGCGTGGGGCCGGGAGGCAGCCGCTGTCGTCTTCCCGCACCTCCCACAAGTGCGTTCCTATTTGTGGAGCGCCCGTGGAGATCGCGTCGACCCGTCGTGGTCCGCCTCTCCCTACCGTTGAAGCATCCCCGAACACCTCCGTCAGCACCCACGCCAGGAAGGACCGACCATGCGCCGCACGCCCGCGATCCTGATCCTCGGGATCCTCGTCGTGGCGCTGGCCTCCCGCTTCTCCAGCGGGTTCTCGGACGCGACCTTCACCAGCTCCAGCGCCTCCTCCGGCACCGTCGAGGCCGCGCAGGACTGGACCGCCCCGGCGGTCACCCTGGCCAACCCCGGTACGCCGCTGCAGGGCACGGTGACCCTGTCGGCGACGGCGACCGACGCCGAGTCCGGCATCGCGTCGGTGACCCTGCAGTACCTCGCCCCCGGGGCGTCCACCTGGACCACGGTCTGCACCGACACTACGGCGCCGTACTCCTGCGCGTGGGCGACCGGCTCGCTCGCGGACGGCAGCTACGACCTGCGGGCCCGCGCCGTGAACGGCGCGGGCTACACCAGCCTCTCCGACAGCGTGCGGACCACGGTCGCGAACAACGTCGTCGTTGTCCTCGCCGACCCCGGCGACGTCGTCCGCGGCAATGTCGCGATGGGCGCGACCGTCTACAACGGCGGCGCGCTGCCGTGGCTCGTCACCATCCAGTACGCCACGGCGGGGAGCACGAGCTGGAAGACGCTCTGCTCCGGCCTGTCCGCCCCGTTCGGCTGCACCTGGAGCACGACGTCCTTCGCCAACGACTCCTTCGACCTCCGCGCCGTCGCCACGTCCGGCACCACCACGGTCACCTCGGCCGTCGTCAGCGACGTGCTCGTCGACAACCTGGCCCCGACGGTCACGATGACCGACCCCGGCAGCCCGCTCAGCGGCTCGGTCACCTTCGCCGCGAGCGCCACCGACGCGGGCTCCGGCGTCCAGCAGGTCGTGCTGCAGCACCTCCGCAACGGCACCAGCACCTGGCAGACGCTCTGCACGATCACCGCCGAGCCGTTCAGCTGCCGCGTCGCGACGACCACGCTCACCGACGGCACCTACTCGTTCCGGGCCGTCGCGACCGACGTCGCCGGCAACACCGCGACCTCGGCCGGCGTGACCGGCCGCGTCGTCGACAACACCGTCTCGTCGATCTCCGTGGACGACCCGGGCGCGTACCTCTCCGGCACGGTCACGGTGACCGCGCAGGCCAACTCCACCGCGGGTGTCGCCTCGGTGCGCATCCAGCGCGCCGCGACCGGCACGAGCACGTGGACCGACCTCTGCACGAGCACCACGGCGCCGTACTCCTGCGCGTGGGACACGCGCACGGTCGCCAACGGCAGCTACGACCTGCGGGCGATCGTCGTCGACGGCCGCGGCGCCGCCTCCACCTCGGCGGTCGTCAGCGCCCGCAAGGTCGACAACAGCACCCTGCGTGCCGTCGACGTCCAGGCCTCCAACGGCGACGGCACCCTCGGGCGACTCGACGCCGGCGACACGATCACCCTGACCTACAGCGAGTCCGTCGCCCCGGCGAGCATCACCGCCGGCTGGACCGGCGCCGCCCTGCCGGTCAGCCTGCGCCTGCGCGACGGCAACCTGGTCGGCGGCGGCAACCGGACCGACGTGCTCGACGTGCTGCGCAACGGCAACGCCGTCCAGCTCGGTTCGATCGGCCTGCGCGACGACTACGTCAAGGCCCGCAAGACGGCGACCTTCAACGCGACCATGACCGCATCCACCGTCACCGTCGACGGGGTCGGCCGCACGGTGGTCACGATCGTCGTCGGGACGCTCGCGTCGGGCGGCGGCCTGCGCACGTCGTCGGTGGCGCCGACGATGGTGTGGACCCCGTCCACCGCCGCGACCTCGCTCGGTGGGGGCGCCTGCGCCGCGACGCCGGTGACGGAGTCCGGACCAGCGGACAGGGACCTCTGATGAACCACACCCGCGGCTGGCGGACGGCGACCATCCTCATGACCCTGCTCGGCCTGTGCCAGGTGTGGTGGGCCGGCGGGATCGGTGACCGTACGTCGGTCAGTGCCGCGATCCTCGCGCCGCTGAGCCTGCTGTCGGCGCTGGCGCTGTCCCGCGTGAACGCGCTGGAGACCAGGCTCCCGGTCGTGGTCGTCACCGGCGCGCAGCTGTGCCTGACCGTGCTGGCCCTGACGATCGGGCTCCCGGGCCAGGTCCGGCACGACATCGACGCGAGGGCCGGGATCGTCCTGGCGGTGGCGATGGGCATCCTCGTCGCCATCGAGGTCGACCGGCGCGAGCGTGCCCGGTCCGCCTGGGCCGGTCCGGCCCCCTATGCTCGGTGAGGTGCCCGTGCGCCTGCTGATCGTCGAGGACGACGACGCCATCGCCGCGCCCCTGCTCCGCGCCGTGCAGCGCGAGGGCTACGACGTCGAGCGGGTCGCCGCGGGGCATGCCGCGATCGACGCGGTGGCCGCGGGCGGTGTCGACCTGGTGCTCCTCGACCTCGGCCTGCCCGACATGGACGGACTCGACGTGTGCCGACAGCTCCGGTCCCAGGGCTACGAGGGCGGCATCGTCATCCTCACGGCCCGGGCCGGCGAGCTGGACCGGGTGGTCGGCCTCGACGTCGGGGCCGACGACTACCTCGCCAAGCCCTTCAGCCTGTCCGAGCTGCTCGCGAGGGTGCGTGCCCTGCTGCGCCGCTCGCACCGGCCGGCCGTCGTCGAGGCGGCGCCCGAGGTCGCACCGGCGGCAGCGCCGTCGGCGGCCGGGCCCGCCGCGCCGGCTGTCCCGGACTTCCGGCTGGACCGTGCAGCGCGCCGCGTGTGGGCCGGCGACGAGGAGCTGGCGCTGACCGCCAAGGAGTTCGACGTCCTCGCGCTGCTCGAGCAGCACCGCGGGGCGGTCGTCAGCCGGGAGACCCTGATGGCCGAGGTCTGGGACGAGAACTGGTTCGGCTCCACCAAGACCCTCGACGCGACCATCGGCCGGCTGCGCCAGAAGCTGCAGGACAGCGACGCCCCCATCGCCCTGGGCACCGTCCGGGGCGTCGGCTTCCGGCTCGAGGACACCCCGCGCGATGCGTGAGCGGCTGGTCATCGCCTTCGTCGGACTGACCCTCGCCGTCATCGGGCTCTACGGCGTGCCCCGTGCCTACTTCCTCGCCGACCTGGTCCGCGACCAGGAGCGGGCCACCCTCGACGGCACCTCGACCGCTCTCGCCGGCCTGGTCGAGGAGCGACGTGATGCCGGCGGCGAGGTCGACGCGGCGCTGCTCGAGCACGGCCTCGCCGGCGCCGACCGGGTCGAGTACCGCCCCGCCGACGGTGCCGAGGTCGCCGTCGGCGACTCCGTCGACGGCGAGGGCGGGATCATCGTCACCAAGCCCCTCCCGGACGGAGGCTCGCTGCGGCTGAGCGTGTCCGGCGAGACCATCAGCTCGAGCGTCCGCGACGCGATCACCCCGCTCGTGCTGCTGGGCCTGGTCCTCGCCGTCGGGTCGGCGGTGCTGGGCTTCGCGATCGCGCGCCGGATGTCGCGCCCCTTCCAGGAGCTCGCGGGCCTGTCGCGGGAGCTGGGCCGCGGGCACTTCGACCTCGACGTGCCGTCGTACGCGGTCCCGGAGGCCGAGGAGATCGGGGCCTCCCTCCGTGGCGCGGCGGCCCAGCTCGACGACCTGGTACGCCGCGAGCGCGAGTTCGCGGCCAACGCCTCGCACCAGCTGCGCACGCCCGTCACGGCGCTGCGACTCGGGCTCGAGGACCTGACGCTGTGGCCCGAGACGGCGCCCGAGGTCCGGGAGGAGCTGGAGCGCGGGATCGCCGAGCTGGACCGCCTCAACGCCGCCGTCGACGAGCTGCTCGACCTGGCCCGTGGGCGCCGCATCGACGCGCACGAAGTCATCGACCTGGTCGCGCTGGCCACCGCCGGCGTCGAGCGGTGGGAGCGACGGCTGGCCTCCACGGGACGGACGATCACCTTCCAGCAGGAGGGGCGGCGGTCCCGGACGCGCGTGCCCAGGGGGCCGGTGGAGCAGGTGCTCGACGTCCTCCTCGACAACGCCCGCAAGCACGGTGCCGGCACCATCGGCGTCGAGGTCCGCGACGCCGGAACGCACCTGGAGCTGGTGGTCGGCGACGAGGGCACCCGGGCGCTGGGGACCGACGTGTTCCACCGCGGAGTGAGCACCGGGTCCGCGGGGTCCGAGGG
Above is a genomic segment from Nocardioides aromaticivorans containing:
- a CDS encoding M3 family metallopeptidase; the protein is MTPAPLALPTAPDLWPDWIRERSASELARATELVDGLRTAPPADPVAVLRQWDRAAGHLGNVAAFGSLLGNVHPLESARDLADAAEQEASKLGTQWSLDRELYDVFAAIDDSSVAHDPLAVRLLAKVRADFRRSGVDKDEATRERISAIRERITELDQEFSRVTRDDVRTVRVRPEQLAGMPADWLEAHPADDEGLVTVSTDYPDSVPVRMFAHDQGVRRDLTIAFLERGWPTTEALLTELFALRHELATTVGYADWPSYDADVKMIGTGPAIPEFIDRIATAAEEPMRRDLAQLLARYRRDFPDATEVPGFDFQYYAELVRSEEYDVDAQRVRTYFDFGKVRQGLLEVTGRLFDLAYRPVDVPVWHEEVTAYEVEQAGRVIGRIYLDLHPREGKYKHAAQFTLTDGVAGEQLPEGVLVCNFSRGLMEHDHVVTLFHEFGHLLHHVLAGHGDWFRFAGVATEWDFVEAPSQMLEEWAWHADVLRTFASDASGEPISAELVAAMRAADDYGKGIYARTQMFYAAMSYWFHADRAGAEVPDLTERMVELQARYAALPYLPGTHMFASFGHLGGYSSAYYTYMWSLVIAKDMFSAFDESDLFAPEVAHRYRDAVLARGGEGDAADLVADFLGRPFAFDAYAAWLAR
- a CDS encoding TasA family protein — encoded protein: MQMSKKVLLPLATMAAAGAIAVGSGATFTSQSNNTVSAVTSGTLSQSNSKDGGAVFNLTNMKPGDTLNGSLTLTNTGSLPATFSLTETASTNGFTGDNLSLVITNTTTGTPVYNGTFGGLVDGTKNDLGVVQPGVATTYKFTVKLATTTPNADQGKTASASYQWDSIQLNGETTNQ
- a CDS encoding signal peptidase I; protein product: MTAQRHPRLSRATGLLGNLLLVVVTLLGAAYVLPSLLGHERYVITGGSMSGTYEKGSIVFEKPVAAADLEVGDVITYQPPASSGVTTLVTHRIIAIGRSPEGEQVLRTKGDANPDPDPWLFSLTSDTQPVVSFGVPHAGWILIALADPQVRLLVIGLPAGLVALLSLGQLVAAVRTRPDPALGGGPGGVRTA
- a CDS encoding Ig-like domain-containing protein; this translates as MRRTPAILILGILVVALASRFSSGFSDATFTSSSASSGTVEAAQDWTAPAVTLANPGTPLQGTVTLSATATDAESGIASVTLQYLAPGASTWTTVCTDTTAPYSCAWATGSLADGSYDLRARAVNGAGYTSLSDSVRTTVANNVVVVLADPGDVVRGNVAMGATVYNGGALPWLVTIQYATAGSTSWKTLCSGLSAPFGCTWSTTSFANDSFDLRAVATSGTTTVTSAVVSDVLVDNLAPTVTMTDPGSPLSGSVTFAASATDAGSGVQQVVLQHLRNGTSTWQTLCTITAEPFSCRVATTTLTDGTYSFRAVATDVAGNTATSAGVTGRVVDNTVSSISVDDPGAYLSGTVTVTAQANSTAGVASVRIQRAATGTSTWTDLCTSTTAPYSCAWDTRTVANGSYDLRAIVVDGRGAASTSAVVSARKVDNSTLRAVDVQASNGDGTLGRLDAGDTITLTYSESVAPASITAGWTGAALPVSLRLRDGNLVGGGNRTDVLDVLRNGNAVQLGSIGLRDDYVKARKTATFNATMTASTVTVDGVGRTVVTIVVGTLASGGGLRTSSVAPTMVWTPSTAATSLGGGACAATPVTESGPADRDL
- a CDS encoding response regulator transcription factor, yielding MPVRLLIVEDDDAIAAPLLRAVQREGYDVERVAAGHAAIDAVAAGGVDLVLLDLGLPDMDGLDVCRQLRSQGYEGGIVILTARAGELDRVVGLDVGADDYLAKPFSLSELLARVRALLRRSHRPAVVEAAPEVAPAAAPSAAGPAAPAVPDFRLDRAARRVWAGDEELALTAKEFDVLALLEQHRGAVVSRETLMAEVWDENWFGSTKTLDATIGRLRQKLQDSDAPIALGTVRGVGFRLEDTPRDA
- a CDS encoding sensor histidine kinase; translated protein: MRERLVIAFVGLTLAVIGLYGVPRAYFLADLVRDQERATLDGTSTALAGLVEERRDAGGEVDAALLEHGLAGADRVEYRPADGAEVAVGDSVDGEGGIIVTKPLPDGGSLRLSVSGETISSSVRDAITPLVLLGLVLAVGSAVLGFAIARRMSRPFQELAGLSRELGRGHFDLDVPSYAVPEAEEIGASLRGAAAQLDDLVRREREFAANASHQLRTPVTALRLGLEDLTLWPETAPEVREELERGIAELDRLNAAVDELLDLARGRRIDAHEVIDLVALATAGVERWERRLASTGRTITFQQEGRRSRTRVPRGPVEQVLDVLLDNARKHGAGTIGVEVRDAGTHLELVVGDEGTRALGTDVFHRGVSTGSAGSEGIGLAVASELADVCGGHLSIDTASATTRFVLWLPPRDRVTAPAGPASG